In Zalophus californianus isolate mZalCal1 chromosome 17, mZalCal1.pri.v2, whole genome shotgun sequence, one DNA window encodes the following:
- the FLT3LG gene encoding fms-related tyrosine kinase 3 ligand isoform X3: MCKGPEVPFHSDQCSAPPSFWCLCPFRTGLRHSRSGHRHEGPSAEMIVLVPAWSPTTSLLLLLLLSPGLRGTPDCSFSHSPVSSTFAVTIRKLSDYLLQDYPVTVASNLQDDELCGAFWHLILAQRWMERLKAVAGSQMQILLEAVNTEIHFVTLCAFQPLPSCLRFVQTNISHLLQDTSKQLTALKPWITRRNFSGCLQLRCQPDSSTLLPPRSPGALEATALPAPQAPLLLLVLLLPVGLLLMSTVWCLHWRRRRRRTPYPGEQMSLQRTLRPSETSHLPEDTELGLGGSQLETGPFLDGAAPLTLSPGWRQRQSPTPAPAPPIPLCTKSLSPGNCI, translated from the exons atgtgcaaaggcccggaG gTCCCATTCCACTCCGACCAGTGCTCGGCCCCCCCCTCCTTCTGGTGCCTCTGTCCATTTCGGACAGGCCTTCGCCATTCAAG ATCTGGCCATAGGCATGAGGGGCCTTCGGCCGAGATGATAGTGCTGGtgccagcctggagcccaact AcctccctgctgctcctgctgctgctcagCCCCGGCCTGCGCGGGACCCCCGACTGCTCCTTCAGCCACAGCCCCGTCTCCTCCACCTTCGCAGTCACCATCCGCAAGCTG TCCGATTACCTGCTTCAGGACTACCCAGTCACGGTCGCCTCCAACCTGCAGGAC GACGAGCTCTGTGGAGCCTTCTGGCATCTGATCCTGGCCCAGCGCTGGATGGAACGGCTCAAAGCTGTGGCCGGGTCCCAGATGCAAATCCTGCTGGAGGCTGTCAACACGGAGATACACTTTGTCACCTTATGTGCCTTCCAG cccctccccagctgtcTTCGCTTCGTCCAGACCAACATCTCCCACCTCCTGCAGGACACCTCCAAGCAGCTGACGGCCTTGAAGCCCTGGATCACTCGCAGGAATTTCTCGGGGTGCCTGCAGCTGCGGTGTCAGCCGG ACTCTTCCACGCTGCTCCCCCCAAGGAGCCCTGGGGCCTTGGAGGCCACAGCCCTGCCGGCCCCCCAggcccctctgctgctcctcgtGCTGCTGCTGCCCGTGGGTCTCCTGCTGATGTCCACTGTCTGGTGCCTGCACTGGCGAAGGAGGAGGCGGAGGACGCCCTACCCTGGGGAGCAGATGAGTCTGCAG aggacactgaggcccagcgAGACGAGTCACCTGCCagaggacacagagctgggacTCGGAGGAAGTCAGCTAGAGACTGGTCCCTTCCTCGACGGCGCTGCCCCGCTCACTCTCTCCCCAGGATGGAGGCAACGCCAGTCCCCAacgccagccccagccccacctatCCCCCTCTGTACAAAGTCCTTGTCCCCAGGAAATTGTATATAA
- the FLT3LG gene encoding fms-related tyrosine kinase 3 ligand isoform X1 has protein sequence MGVRLLGPWPGEGSGDRTSGFLEGEMSFHHNWGSRRKPEGVGGGNLATSRSQGRGGEVKGRVRKGLGCEGLRLPLLSLPRSGHRHEGPSAEMIVLVPAWSPTTSLLLLLLLSPGLRGTPDCSFSHSPVSSTFAVTIRKLSDYLLQDYPVTVASNLQDDELCGAFWHLILAQRWMERLKAVAGSQMQILLEAVNTEIHFVTLCAFQPLPSCLRFVQTNISHLLQDTSKQLTALKPWITRRNFSGCLQLRCQPDSSTLLPPRSPGALEATALPAPQAPLLLLVLLLPVGLLLMSTVWCLHWRRRRRRTPYPGEQMSLQRTLRPSETSHLPEDTELGLGGSQLETGPFLDGAAPLTLSPGWRQRQSPTPAPAPPIPLCTKSLSPGNCI, from the exons atgggggtcAGGTTGCTGGGTCCCTGGCCTGGGGAGGGTTCCGGGGACCGGACGTCGGGGTTCTTAGAAGGGGAGATGAGTTTTCACCATAACTGGGGCTCACGCAGGAAGCCCGAGGGAGTAGGAGGCGGAAACTTAGCCACATCAAGGAGccaagggaggggtggggaggtgaagGGGCGGGTGAGGAAGGGGTTGGGGTGTGAGGGTCTGAGACTCCCTCTTCTGTCCCTTCCAAGATCTGGCCATAGGCATGAGGGGCCTTCGGCCGAGATGATAGTGCTGGtgccagcctggagcccaact AcctccctgctgctcctgctgctgctcagCCCCGGCCTGCGCGGGACCCCCGACTGCTCCTTCAGCCACAGCCCCGTCTCCTCCACCTTCGCAGTCACCATCCGCAAGCTG TCCGATTACCTGCTTCAGGACTACCCAGTCACGGTCGCCTCCAACCTGCAGGAC GACGAGCTCTGTGGAGCCTTCTGGCATCTGATCCTGGCCCAGCGCTGGATGGAACGGCTCAAAGCTGTGGCCGGGTCCCAGATGCAAATCCTGCTGGAGGCTGTCAACACGGAGATACACTTTGTCACCTTATGTGCCTTCCAG cccctccccagctgtcTTCGCTTCGTCCAGACCAACATCTCCCACCTCCTGCAGGACACCTCCAAGCAGCTGACGGCCTTGAAGCCCTGGATCACTCGCAGGAATTTCTCGGGGTGCCTGCAGCTGCGGTGTCAGCCGG ACTCTTCCACGCTGCTCCCCCCAAGGAGCCCTGGGGCCTTGGAGGCCACAGCCCTGCCGGCCCCCCAggcccctctgctgctcctcgtGCTGCTGCTGCCCGTGGGTCTCCTGCTGATGTCCACTGTCTGGTGCCTGCACTGGCGAAGGAGGAGGCGGAGGACGCCCTACCCTGGGGAGCAGATGAGTCTGCAG aggacactgaggcccagcgAGACGAGTCACCTGCCagaggacacagagctgggacTCGGAGGAAGTCAGCTAGAGACTGGTCCCTTCCTCGACGGCGCTGCCCCGCTCACTCTCTCCCCAGGATGGAGGCAACGCCAGTCCCCAacgccagccccagccccacctatCCCCCTCTGTACAAAGTCCTTGTCCCCAGGAAATTGTATATAA
- the FLT3LG gene encoding fms-related tyrosine kinase 3 ligand isoform X2: MGVRLLGPWPGEGSGDRTSGFLEGEMSFHHNWGSRRKPEGVGGGNLATSRSQGRGGEVKGRVRKGLGCEGLRLPLLSLPRSGHRHEGPSAEMIVLVPAWSPTTSLLLLLLLSPGLRGTPDCSFSHSPVSSTFAVTIRKLSDYLLQDYPVTVASNLQDDELCGAFWHLILAQRWMERLKAVAGSQMQILLEAVNTEIHFVTLCAFQDTSKQLTALKPWITRRNFSGCLQLRCQPDSSTLLPPRSPGALEATALPAPQAPLLLLVLLLPVGLLLMSTVWCLHWRRRRRRTPYPGEQMSLQRTLRPSETSHLPEDTELGLGGSQLETGPFLDGAAPLTLSPGWRQRQSPTPAPAPPIPLCTKSLSPGNCI; the protein is encoded by the exons atgggggtcAGGTTGCTGGGTCCCTGGCCTGGGGAGGGTTCCGGGGACCGGACGTCGGGGTTCTTAGAAGGGGAGATGAGTTTTCACCATAACTGGGGCTCACGCAGGAAGCCCGAGGGAGTAGGAGGCGGAAACTTAGCCACATCAAGGAGccaagggaggggtggggaggtgaagGGGCGGGTGAGGAAGGGGTTGGGGTGTGAGGGTCTGAGACTCCCTCTTCTGTCCCTTCCAAGATCTGGCCATAGGCATGAGGGGCCTTCGGCCGAGATGATAGTGCTGGtgccagcctggagcccaact AcctccctgctgctcctgctgctgctcagCCCCGGCCTGCGCGGGACCCCCGACTGCTCCTTCAGCCACAGCCCCGTCTCCTCCACCTTCGCAGTCACCATCCGCAAGCTG TCCGATTACCTGCTTCAGGACTACCCAGTCACGGTCGCCTCCAACCTGCAGGAC GACGAGCTCTGTGGAGCCTTCTGGCATCTGATCCTGGCCCAGCGCTGGATGGAACGGCTCAAAGCTGTGGCCGGGTCCCAGATGCAAATCCTGCTGGAGGCTGTCAACACGGAGATACACTTTGTCACCTTATGTGCCTTCCAG GACACCTCCAAGCAGCTGACGGCCTTGAAGCCCTGGATCACTCGCAGGAATTTCTCGGGGTGCCTGCAGCTGCGGTGTCAGCCGG ACTCTTCCACGCTGCTCCCCCCAAGGAGCCCTGGGGCCTTGGAGGCCACAGCCCTGCCGGCCCCCCAggcccctctgctgctcctcgtGCTGCTGCTGCCCGTGGGTCTCCTGCTGATGTCCACTGTCTGGTGCCTGCACTGGCGAAGGAGGAGGCGGAGGACGCCCTACCCTGGGGAGCAGATGAGTCTGCAG aggacactgaggcccagcgAGACGAGTCACCTGCCagaggacacagagctgggacTCGGAGGAAGTCAGCTAGAGACTGGTCCCTTCCTCGACGGCGCTGCCCCGCTCACTCTCTCCCCAGGATGGAGGCAACGCCAGTCCCCAacgccagccccagccccacctatCCCCCTCTGTACAAAGTCCTTGTCCCCAGGAAATTGTATATAA
- the FLT3LG gene encoding fms-related tyrosine kinase 3 ligand isoform X5: MIVLVPAWSPTTSLLLLLLLSPGLRGTPDCSFSHSPVSSTFAVTIRKLSDYLLQDYPVTVASNLQDDELCGAFWHLILAQRWMERLKAVAGSQMQILLEAVNTEIHFVTLCAFQPLPSCLRFVQTNISHLLQDTSKQLTALKPWITRRNFSGCLQLRCQPDSSTLLPPRSPGALEATALPAPQAPLLLLVLLLPVGLLLMSTVWCLHWRRRRRRTPYPGEQMSLQRTLRPSETSHLPEDTELGLGGSQLETGPFLDGAAPLTLSPGWRQRQSPTPAPAPPIPLCTKSLSPGNCI; the protein is encoded by the exons ATGATAGTGCTGGtgccagcctggagcccaact AcctccctgctgctcctgctgctgctcagCCCCGGCCTGCGCGGGACCCCCGACTGCTCCTTCAGCCACAGCCCCGTCTCCTCCACCTTCGCAGTCACCATCCGCAAGCTG TCCGATTACCTGCTTCAGGACTACCCAGTCACGGTCGCCTCCAACCTGCAGGAC GACGAGCTCTGTGGAGCCTTCTGGCATCTGATCCTGGCCCAGCGCTGGATGGAACGGCTCAAAGCTGTGGCCGGGTCCCAGATGCAAATCCTGCTGGAGGCTGTCAACACGGAGATACACTTTGTCACCTTATGTGCCTTCCAG cccctccccagctgtcTTCGCTTCGTCCAGACCAACATCTCCCACCTCCTGCAGGACACCTCCAAGCAGCTGACGGCCTTGAAGCCCTGGATCACTCGCAGGAATTTCTCGGGGTGCCTGCAGCTGCGGTGTCAGCCGG ACTCTTCCACGCTGCTCCCCCCAAGGAGCCCTGGGGCCTTGGAGGCCACAGCCCTGCCGGCCCCCCAggcccctctgctgctcctcgtGCTGCTGCTGCCCGTGGGTCTCCTGCTGATGTCCACTGTCTGGTGCCTGCACTGGCGAAGGAGGAGGCGGAGGACGCCCTACCCTGGGGAGCAGATGAGTCTGCAG aggacactgaggcccagcgAGACGAGTCACCTGCCagaggacacagagctgggacTCGGAGGAAGTCAGCTAGAGACTGGTCCCTTCCTCGACGGCGCTGCCCCGCTCACTCTCTCCCCAGGATGGAGGCAACGCCAGTCCCCAacgccagccccagccccacctatCCCCCTCTGTACAAAGTCCTTGTCCCCAGGAAATTGTATATAA
- the FLT3LG gene encoding fms-related tyrosine kinase 3 ligand isoform X4, translating into MGRAERTDGQRWGTWTGTSLLLLLLLSPGLRGTPDCSFSHSPVSSTFAVTIRKLSDYLLQDYPVTVASNLQDDELCGAFWHLILAQRWMERLKAVAGSQMQILLEAVNTEIHFVTLCAFQPLPSCLRFVQTNISHLLQDTSKQLTALKPWITRRNFSGCLQLRCQPDSSTLLPPRSPGALEATALPAPQAPLLLLVLLLPVGLLLMSTVWCLHWRRRRRRTPYPGEQMSLQRTLRPSETSHLPEDTELGLGGSQLETGPFLDGAAPLTLSPGWRQRQSPTPAPAPPIPLCTKSLSPGNCI; encoded by the exons ATGGGCAGAGCTGAGAGAACAGATGGACAGAGGTGGGGGACATGGACAGGG AcctccctgctgctcctgctgctgctcagCCCCGGCCTGCGCGGGACCCCCGACTGCTCCTTCAGCCACAGCCCCGTCTCCTCCACCTTCGCAGTCACCATCCGCAAGCTG TCCGATTACCTGCTTCAGGACTACCCAGTCACGGTCGCCTCCAACCTGCAGGAC GACGAGCTCTGTGGAGCCTTCTGGCATCTGATCCTGGCCCAGCGCTGGATGGAACGGCTCAAAGCTGTGGCCGGGTCCCAGATGCAAATCCTGCTGGAGGCTGTCAACACGGAGATACACTTTGTCACCTTATGTGCCTTCCAG cccctccccagctgtcTTCGCTTCGTCCAGACCAACATCTCCCACCTCCTGCAGGACACCTCCAAGCAGCTGACGGCCTTGAAGCCCTGGATCACTCGCAGGAATTTCTCGGGGTGCCTGCAGCTGCGGTGTCAGCCGG ACTCTTCCACGCTGCTCCCCCCAAGGAGCCCTGGGGCCTTGGAGGCCACAGCCCTGCCGGCCCCCCAggcccctctgctgctcctcgtGCTGCTGCTGCCCGTGGGTCTCCTGCTGATGTCCACTGTCTGGTGCCTGCACTGGCGAAGGAGGAGGCGGAGGACGCCCTACCCTGGGGAGCAGATGAGTCTGCAG aggacactgaggcccagcgAGACGAGTCACCTGCCagaggacacagagctgggacTCGGAGGAAGTCAGCTAGAGACTGGTCCCTTCCTCGACGGCGCTGCCCCGCTCACTCTCTCCCCAGGATGGAGGCAACGCCAGTCCCCAacgccagccccagccccacctatCCCCCTCTGTACAAAGTCCTTGTCCCCAGGAAATTGTATATAA
- the RPL13A gene encoding 60S ribosomal protein L13a isoform X1, whose translation MAEGQVLVLDGRGHLLGRLAAIVAKQVLLGRKVVVVRCEGINISGNFYRNKLKYLAFLRKRMNTNPSRGPYHFRAPSRIFWRTVRGMLPHKTKRGQAALERLKVFDGIPPPYDKKKRMVVPAALKVVRLKPTRKFAYLGRLAHEVGWKYQAVTATLEEKRKEKAKIHYRKKKQLMRLRKQAEKNVEKKIDKYTEVLKTHGLLV comes from the exons ATGGCGGAGGGGCAG GTCCTGGTGCTTGATGGCCGAGGCCATCTCCTGGGCCGCCTGGCGGCCATCGTGGCCAAACAGGTGCTTCTGG gCCGGAAGGTTGTAGTCGTGCGCTGTGAGGGCATCAACATTTCTGGCAATTTCTACAGAAACAAGT tgaAGTACCTGGCCTTCCTCCGCAAGCGCATGAACACCAACCCGTCCCGTGGCCCCTACCACTTCCGAGCACCCAGCCGCATCTTTTGGCGGACAGTGCGAG GCATGCTGCCGCACAAGACCAAGCGAGGCCAGGCTGCCCTGGAGCGCCTCAAGGTGTTTGACGGGATCCCGCCGCCCTACGACAAG AAAAAACGGATGGTGGTTCCTGCTGCCCTCAAGGTGGTGCGCCTGAAGCCTACACGGAAG tTTGcctacctggggcgcctggctcacGAGGTTGGTTGGAAGTACCAGGCAGTCACAGCCACcctggaggagaagagaaaggagaaggccAAAATCCATTACCGGAAGAAGAAGCAGCTCATG AGGCTACGGAAACAGGCCGAAAAGAATGTGGAGAAGAAAATCGATAAATACACAGAGGTCCTCAAGACCCATGGACTCCTGGTCTGA
- the RPL13A gene encoding 60S ribosomal protein L13a isoform X2 yields the protein MNTNPSRGPYHFRAPSRIFWRTVRGMLPHKTKRGQAALERLKVFDGIPPPYDKKKRMVVPAALKVVRLKPTRKFAYLGRLAHEVGWKYQAVTATLEEKRKEKAKIHYRKKKQLMRLRKQAEKNVEKKIDKYTEVLKTHGLLV from the exons ATGAACACCAACCCGTCCCGTGGCCCCTACCACTTCCGAGCACCCAGCCGCATCTTTTGGCGGACAGTGCGAG GCATGCTGCCGCACAAGACCAAGCGAGGCCAGGCTGCCCTGGAGCGCCTCAAGGTGTTTGACGGGATCCCGCCGCCCTACGACAAG AAAAAACGGATGGTGGTTCCTGCTGCCCTCAAGGTGGTGCGCCTGAAGCCTACACGGAAG tTTGcctacctggggcgcctggctcacGAGGTTGGTTGGAAGTACCAGGCAGTCACAGCCACcctggaggagaagagaaaggagaaggccAAAATCCATTACCGGAAGAAGAAGCAGCTCATG AGGCTACGGAAACAGGCCGAAAAGAATGTGGAGAAGAAAATCGATAAATACACAGAGGTCCTCAAGACCCATGGACTCCTGGTCTGA
- the RPS11 gene encoding 40S ribosomal protein S11, which yields MADIQTERAYQKQPTIFQNKKRVLLGETGKEKLPRYYKNIGLGFKTPKEAIEGTYIDKKCPFTGNVSIRGRILSGVVTKMKMQRTIVIRRDYLHYIRKYNRFEKRHKNMSVHLSPCFRDVQIGDIVTVGECRPLSKTVRFNVLKVTKAAGTKKQFQKF from the exons ATGGCGGACATTCAG ACTGAGCGCGCCTACCAAAAGCAGCCAACcatctttcaaaataagaagAGGGTCCTGCTTGGAGAAACTGGCAAGGAGAAGCTCCCGCGATACTACAAAAATATCGGTCTGGGCTTCAAGACGCCCAAGGAG gCCATTGAGGGCACCTACATTGACAAGAAATGCCCCTTTACTGGTAATGTCTCCATCCGAGGGCGGATTCTTTCTG gtgTGGTGACCAAGATGAAGATGCAGAGGACCATTGTTATCCGCCGAGACTACCTCCACTACATCCGAAAGTACAACCGCTTTGAGAAGCGCCACAAGAACATGTCTGTGCACCTGTCCCCCTGCTTCAG GGATGTCCAGATCGGCGACATCGTCACAGTGGGTGAGTGCCGGCCCTTGAGCAAGACTGTGCGTTTCAACGTGCTCAAAGTCACAAAGGCTGCTGGCACCAAGAAACAGTTCCAGAAGTTCTGA